The following DNA comes from Leptospira saintgironsiae.
CGGAAAGAAGGACTTCTGATTTCAAAAAATCAAGAGAGGTCACAGATTATTTCCAAAAGTTTTATCCGGAAGATCCATTGAGAATGGACTTTGCACTTTGTAGGCTCGGAATTTTGCGTAAATGCAAAACTGCCTACGTAGCTGAGCTATGCGAATCTTGCGATCTGAAAGAGGTTTGTAAGATTTATGGGAAAAAGAAGAAGTGAGTGGTACCGCCACGGAGAATTGAACTCCGGTTACCAGGATGAAAACCTGGTGTCCTAACCACTAGACGATGGCGGCGTTTTAATTAGTTCAGCTTGAGTCGTTTGGGATTCGAACCCAAGACCCTCTCATTAAAAGTGAGATGCTCTACCAGCTGAGCTAACGACTCGAACGTAAGAACACGATATTTTTCGGCCCTCTCTGGTCAAACGAATTTCATATAGTTTTTTACCAGTTTATAGAAGTTTCCGAACGCAAAAAATTCAGTAAAAACTTTGTCCGATCTTAAAATCCGGAAGCGATAGTATCCTTTCTGTCCGGTCCCGTAGAGATCAAATCTATACGAACACCTATTAGTTTTTCCAAAGCGCGGATATAATCCTTACAAGTAGAAGGAAGTTTGTCGAATTCTCCGATGCCTGTGATGTCTGTCTTCCAACCAGGGAATTCTTCGTAGATTACCTTTACTTGGTCTAGCCCTTGAGAAGGGAAACAATCCAGTTTTTTGCCATTCCTTTCGTAAGCAACTGCCACTGGAATTTTATCATAAGCAGAAAGAACATCTATCTTAGTAAGTGCAATGGATGTAAGTCCATTGATACGAACTGCATGCCTCAAAACTTCTGTATCAAACCAACCGCAACGTCTTGGTCTGCCGGTGGTTGCGCCATATTCTGCACCTAAAGTCCTGAGTCTTTCCCCCTCTTCCCCGTGAAGTTCTGTAGGGAACGGACCTTCTCCCACTCTTGTGGTATAAGCTTTTGTGATTCCGATCACACTTTTTAAATGATGGAATGCAATTCCAGAACCAATGAATGCTCCACCAGTAGTAGGATTGGAGCTAGTTACATAAGGATAAGTACCAAAATCAACGTCCAGCCCTGTTCCTTGCGCACCTTCTAACAGTATTTTTTTGCCCGCTTTTAATTGGGATTCCAAGTAATAAGGAGTGTTGATGATATTCTTTTGGATCTTAGAATAGAATTTTTTTACATTCTCTAAAATCTCTTTGGCGGAGAGTTCTTCTCCATCATAAAGTTTTACGAGTTCTCTATTCTTCTCATCTACTAGATTTTGTAGTCTGGTTTCGAAATCACTTTCTCTAAGATCTCCGACTCTAAGTCCGATCCTCATCATTTTATCTGCATAACAGATACCGATCCCTTTTTTAGTGGTTCCGATCTTACGATCTGGAGTGCAGGAACTTTCTCTAGCAGAATCGATCAATCCATGGAATGGGAAAAGAAGATGGCAAGCGTCGCTGATCAGAAGTTTATCATATACTGGAAATCCTTCTGCTTGGAGCTTATCACATTCTTCGATAAAGAATGTTGGGTCTAAAACGACTCCGTTACCGATCACACAAACTGTTTGGTCGTAAATGATCCCGGATGGCACCAAATGAAAAACGTATTTTTTGCCATGAACCACTACTGTATGTCCAGCGTTGGCTCCACCTTGGTAACGTACTATAATATCCGTATCTTTGGAAAGGTAATCGATTACTTTTGCTTTCCCTTCGTCACCCCATTGGGTTCCGACCACTAATGTTGCGGGCATGGATTATTCCTTATTTCCTGTTTCTTTTGTATCTGACCGATTGATTTATATAATTTCATATTACCCCAATACCGCTTCCAGCGCATCTACATTGATTGCAAATCCGCAGGCGTCCTTTTGGGTCCCGGAGAATAACTCATAAAGATGATCATAAGCTCCTCCGGTTAGAACTGGTTCTGAACTTCCGGATACGTAACCTTGGAAAACGAATCCAGTATAATATTCCAAATCTGGAATAAGAGTATAATCAGAACAAAATTCCACACCAGGAGTTTTGCCGAGTGAGCCTATAATTTCTCCCGTTTCGGAGATGATCTTTTGGAAAGAATCAGAAAGTCCTAAAGAAGCAAACTTCTTACCTAGATCTTCCTTATGAGAAACAAATCCCAAACATAAAGATTCTAAAACCGGAAAAATCCTAGAAGCGTTTCTATTTTCCAGAAAACGACGGATCTCCGGAAGGTTCTTCCTATATAATAAAAACGACAATTGCCTTTTTTCGGATCTGGAAAGTTCTAATGATTCCAGAACAGAATGAAATACTCCCACGTTCCCAAGCACGACAGTCAATGGCGAACGCAGTTTAATTCCGGAGAATAATCCAGAAATCTCTTTCAAAATTCCTAAAATAGCTGGGGCGCCTGAACCACCAATATGTTCTGCACCTACTTGCAGGATTTCTTTTCTAGATCCGCTCTTTCTACCATAGTCTCTGAAAATTTTTCCCTGATAAAAGATACGTTGGTTTTCTTTGCGGTGCGCAAAACCAGCCATACCTTTTACAGCCTGAACAGTCAAATCTGCGCTAGGAGAGATCTCATTTCCGTCTGAATCCCTGAATCTATATAATGCAGAGGAGTCTTCTGCTGACATGGTAAGCAAAAAAGAAGAAGAATAATCAAAAGAAGGTAAAAATACCTCAGAGTATTTGAATTCTTTGAGCTTGGAACTGAGGGAATTTAGAAGTTCCCTTCTCTCCGAACTCTCGTTCGGTCCAAAAAAATGAAATCCGTCCGGGATCCATTTTTTCTCGCTAAACTCTGGAGGATTATGTGTCATCTGTTCTGTACGAAAGCCCCAAAGAACAGTTCCTTTTGGCTAGGGTAGAATTCAAATCGTTTTTCCCAAAAAATAGAATGACAATAAGCCTTCCAAGGATAGAAAGTATTCTCCGGAAATCGCGTATCCAACCTTAAAGTTCGAGCTCTAAGCACCGAAACCAGATTAACCGCAAGACCTTAAACAGAGACGTAGCATGGCAGAAAAAGAACAATCCGTCGGAAGATGGCAGAAGGAATTCTTCGAGAACATTCACCTATTTAAAAGATCAGGAATGAGTGAAGAAGAAGCTAAAAAGATACTTCAGAAATTTCTTTATCTTTGTTCAGTAACTCCAATGCCTCCGGTCATGGATGTTTTTAAGGATCCATCTTCTCTGGAAAGAATAGGTGTATACACCCCTCCCGAAAAGAAGGCCAGGGAATTCATGATCGAATTCCTTTCTCCTATCATGAAATTTTTTACGGTAGAAGGTATCGAAAATCTAGCAGCAGTTAAACCTCTGATCGGAAAATACCCGGTTACCTTGATTTCCAATCACCTCAGCCATTTGGATGCCCCTGCGATCTTCCAACTTTTATATCATGCTTCTCCAGAAGGTAGAGAAGTAGCTGAACAACTCGTATTCATCGCTGGGCGTTTGGCTTACGAGCCAGACTTTACCAGACTTGGATTGTATATGTTCGGAACTCTTTTGGTCTGCTCTAAGAGAGATATGGCGGACAACCCAAGTCTTTCAGACGTAATGACCAAAATTAATATGAGGGCATTCCGACATTCTCAAAAACTGCAACAAGAAGGAAAGATTGCTGCAATCTTCCCAGAAGGAACTAGATCCAGAGATGGAAGACTAATGCCTTTTGTGGACACAGTCTACCACTATGTTGCAAATAAGGTAATTCTTCCAATTTCATTGGAGAAGACTGACAAAATTCTTCCTACAACAAGCTTGCTCTTCAACCAAGTAGCTGGAAAACTAACGATCGGTAAACCTGTGTTAGTTGGAGAATTATCCAAAAAGGAAATGGCTCATTTCCCTAAGGATATTGAACATCTTCCATTCCCGGAACATGGGGACAAAAAACAATTCCTGATCGATAATTTGGCTCTGCTTGTAGGACAAAACCTGAATAAACACCAACACGGTATTTACAGGAACTTGTATAGCGCCGATGCTAGAGACCAAAACAAACTCATCAAGGTACCGAAAGAACCAAAAGAAAAGGTTGTAGTAATCGGAAATAGCAGTATGGGAATTGCGATCGCAACCGTACTTGCTAATAAAGATGTTAATGTCTTGGTTTACCACCCTGACAAAGAATACACTTCTCAGTCGAATGCAGAAAGAAGAGATCTGAGAACTTATTCTCTCTACAAACTTCCTCCGAACTTAATATTCACTTCTGATCCGGAAGATTTAAAAACTGCAACTTTGTTTATCCAAGGAACCAATCCTTGGGAGTTGCATACGATCTACCCTGATCTACAACCTTATCTTTCTAAGAATAAGGCTCCGTTTTTCAATATTATCAAAGGATTTACCAGTGCTGGTTTGATCCTAGACGATCTACAACAGGGGTTAGGAATAGAAGACGATAGGATCGGAGTGATCTCTGGTGCTTGTTATCCGGACCAGATCATGGAGAGAAAAATTTCCGGATTCGAGATCGCGGCCGTAAACGAAACCCTGATCCCTCGTATTCAAAAATTATTAACTACAGGTTATATTTTCCCAAGATCTGCGATCATTCCTTCAGATGTAAAAGGTGTTCAGTTAGGCGGAGCACTTAAAACAATTTATGCTCTTGTAATGGGAATCGTCGAAGGTTACTTCCAACAAACTTTAGGTGGGAATGTGGATAATTCTCTATTCCATCTTTCCAATCGTTTCTTCAATGAGATGGTAAACGTGGGAGTTCGTATGGGAGGAAAACCGGAAACATTCCAAGGTTTATCGGGACTCACTGACTTTATGTTATCTTGTTTCGGAACAGATGCAAAAGACAGAAAGACAGGCTATGATATAGCGAATGGTCATCCTTCTGAAAAAATGTCTAACGGGTTCTATGGATTGAAAGTAATGCCAAACCTTATGAAAATAGATCCGAATGAAGTTCCTATCATGTATGCTGCTTACGAAGTAGTCATCAATAAGAAAGACGTTCGTAAGGTTGCAGAAGGAATGGAAGAGAGACTTTCGAGAGTTTAAAGCTCTCGTTAGTCTCCTGCTATAAACCGGATTTTAGCGTCCGTTTACGAAAATTTCCAGTAGCCCTTCTGACAGTGCTTCTATCTCAGAAGCTCTTTCTTTCAGGAGTCTGAAAGTTTTTTGTAATGCAATTTCCATTTCTTCTTTTGGAACTCCGAATGTAGTTAGTCCCAATTGGATGACCGTAGTCATCATTCTGAGCCTGTCTATTTTTCCGGAATATACCATTTCTTCCAAAAGGCTTTGGAAGACCCCTCTGAAGGCCAAAGTACGGATTAAATATTCTTGTTCGTCAAATTCAGGATTATATTTTTCGAATAGGATCTTGCTTCTATGAGAGCCGCGATTTCCTATCATATCGGTTACACCGTGGGTTTTGTAAGCCGCTAAGTATGTTTCCGCTATGGTAAGTTTTTTCTGGCAAAGATAGAATTGTAATCCGATTTCCATGGCAAAAACCAGTGGAGGATCCATTTCACCTACCAGGCGTTCGGCGGTCTCACCCGCTTCGTTGAATACTTCGCTAGCTATTGCGAGAAGTATCTCTTCCTTGTTCTTGAAAAAATGATAAAGACTTCCTGTAGTGATCTCTGCTTCCTCGATGATCCTACGTATGGTTGCCTTTTCATATCCTTCACTTACGAAAAGTTTTCGGGAAACTTCTAAAATTTTACCCCGAACTCGGTTGGACTGTTCTATTCTCTTCATCTGTTGACACCCTGCCAGAACAGAGCCTATACATTTTGCATAAGGAGTCCCTTATGGGATAAGCTCGTTCCTTTTTATTTATATGTATTTAAGATTGCGTAATGCGCCTTGTTAGCCTCATATAATTTTTTGAATACGGAAAAATTCCGATCATATACTAATTTATTCGCCGGATTCGGATTCCATCTTTCTTTACTTGGAATTAAACTTTTGATCTCTTCGAAAGAATGAATTTTACCTAATCCTAATGCAGCTATCGCTGCCGCACCAGTAGCTCCCGCATTTTGGGGATGATCTATTGTTTCGATAGTTCTCCCTGTAATATCCGCCAAGATCTGGCAAATAATAGGAGAACGTGCCACTCCGCCCACAAATCTAATGGTAGAAGATGCTGGAATTTTTGTATGAGATAATTCTAAGATCCAACGTTTATGAAAGGAAATACCTTCGATCACAGATCGGATCAGTTTTCTTTTTCCTGTATCCAAACCAATATTGAAGAACATTCCTCTTGCTGCAGGATCTTCGAAAGGACAACGGTTTCCATGCAACCAAGGAGTAAAGATCACTCCATCACTTCCTGCGGGAGTATCTTTAATGGATTCGAATAAGTATGCGAAAAGACTTTCGTGAACTGCGTCTTCTCCTTCCGTTACATTCTTTTTTTCTAAATAAACATCTATCTCGTCTAGGGCAAGATGGTCTTTGACCCATTGTAGACATTTACCAGACGTTTCCTGTTCTCCGAAATAATTATAAAAACCTGCTCGGGCTCCTACGATGGATGCAATTCTAGCGTTGATATCTACAGTTCTTTTTTTGGTTACTGTAGATACCCAACCAGAAGTCCCTGCATAAATATGAGTGTCACCTTCTTCTACAGCGCCTGCTCCGATACCTATCAGAGTAGCGTCTCCGCCTCCACCAAAAACTGCAGTTCCTTCTTTTAATCCTAGTTCTTT
Coding sequences within:
- a CDS encoding adenylosuccinate synthase — its product is MPATLVVGTQWGDEGKAKVIDYLSKDTDIIVRYQGGANAGHTVVVHGKKYVFHLVPSGIIYDQTVCVIGNGVVLDPTFFIEECDKLQAEGFPVYDKLLISDACHLLFPFHGLIDSARESSCTPDRKIGTTKKGIGICYADKMMRIGLRVGDLRESDFETRLQNLVDEKNRELVKLYDGEELSAKEILENVKKFYSKIQKNIINTPYYLESQLKAGKKILLEGAQGTGLDVDFGTYPYVTSSNPTTGGAFIGSGIAFHHLKSVIGITKAYTTRVGEGPFPTELHGEEGERLRTLGAEYGATTGRPRRCGWFDTEVLRHAVRINGLTSIALTKIDVLSAYDKIPVAVAYERNGKKLDCFPSQGLDQVKVIYEEFPGWKTDITGIGEFDKLPSTCKDYIRALEKLIGVRIDLISTGPDRKDTIASGF
- a CDS encoding ATP phosphoribosyltransferase regulatory subunit, producing the protein MTHNPPEFSEKKWIPDGFHFFGPNESSERRELLNSLSSKLKEFKYSEVFLPSFDYSSSFLLTMSAEDSSALYRFRDSDGNEISPSADLTVQAVKGMAGFAHRKENQRIFYQGKIFRDYGRKSGSRKEILQVGAEHIGGSGAPAILGILKEISGLFSGIKLRSPLTVVLGNVGVFHSVLESLELSRSEKRQLSFLLYRKNLPEIRRFLENRNASRIFPVLESLCLGFVSHKEDLGKKFASLGLSDSFQKIISETGEIIGSLGKTPGVEFCSDYTLIPDLEYYTGFVFQGYVSGSSEPVLTGGAYDHLYELFSGTQKDACGFAINVDALEAVLG
- a CDS encoding 1-acyl-sn-glycerol-3-phosphate acyltransferase, with amino-acid sequence MAEKEQSVGRWQKEFFENIHLFKRSGMSEEEAKKILQKFLYLCSVTPMPPVMDVFKDPSSLERIGVYTPPEKKAREFMIEFLSPIMKFFTVEGIENLAAVKPLIGKYPVTLISNHLSHLDAPAIFQLLYHASPEGREVAEQLVFIAGRLAYEPDFTRLGLYMFGTLLVCSKRDMADNPSLSDVMTKINMRAFRHSQKLQQEGKIAAIFPEGTRSRDGRLMPFVDTVYHYVANKVILPISLEKTDKILPTTSLLFNQVAGKLTIGKPVLVGELSKKEMAHFPKDIEHLPFPEHGDKKQFLIDNLALLVGQNLNKHQHGIYRNLYSADARDQNKLIKVPKEPKEKVVVIGNSSMGIAIATVLANKDVNVLVYHPDKEYTSQSNAERRDLRTYSLYKLPPNLIFTSDPEDLKTATLFIQGTNPWELHTIYPDLQPYLSKNKAPFFNIIKGFTSAGLILDDLQQGLGIEDDRIGVISGACYPDQIMERKISGFEIAAVNETLIPRIQKLLTTGYIFPRSAIIPSDVKGVQLGGALKTIYALVMGIVEGYFQQTLGGNVDNSLFHLSNRFFNEMVNVGVRMGGKPETFQGLSGLTDFMLSCFGTDAKDRKTGYDIANGHPSEKMSNGFYGLKVMPNLMKIDPNEVPIMYAAYEVVINKKDVRKVAEGMEERLSRV
- a CDS encoding TetR/AcrR family transcriptional regulator codes for the protein MKRIEQSNRVRGKILEVSRKLFVSEGYEKATIRRIIEEAEITTGSLYHFFKNKEEILLAIASEVFNEAGETAERLVGEMDPPLVFAMEIGLQFYLCQKKLTIAETYLAAYKTHGVTDMIGNRGSHRSKILFEKYNPEFDEQEYLIRTLAFRGVFQSLLEEMVYSGKIDRLRMMTTVIQLGLTTFGVPKEEMEIALQKTFRLLKERASEIEALSEGLLEIFVNGR
- a CDS encoding xylulokinase, with protein sequence MKSKVYVLAYDIGTTGTKTCLFEIGDRLTLINSATQEYGLTLLEGGGVEQDPQDWWNSMRDTTAQVLKESKLDSAEIRGISFCSQMQGLVLVDKDLKPVRPAMSYMDQRAREQMKKGIEHGIKIEGLNAYKLLRSLQITGAVAGSVKDPLWKYKWVEAKEAEKFARVHKWLDVKDYLTTRCTGRATMTLDSAFATFLYDSRPGKSRWHKGLCKMFGVRFEHLPDLIQSTDLIGGLTEISAKELGLKEGTAVFGGGGDATLIGIGAGAVEEGDTHIYAGTSGWVSTVTKKRTVDINARIASIVGARAGFYNYFGEQETSGKCLQWVKDHLALDEIDVYLEKKNVTEGEDAVHESLFAYLFESIKDTPAGSDGVIFTPWLHGNRCPFEDPAARGMFFNIGLDTGKRKLIRSVIEGISFHKRWILELSHTKIPASSTIRFVGGVARSPIICQILADITGRTIETIDHPQNAGATGAAAIAALGLGKIHSFEEIKSLIPSKERWNPNPANKLVYDRNFSVFKKLYEANKAHYAILNTYK